The proteins below come from a single Streptomyces sp. B3I8 genomic window:
- a CDS encoding polynucleotide kinase-phosphatase: MTENDRHGDQRGDRHGDRPHDRRARALPVTDLSLVVLVGASGSGKSTFARRHFRPTEVISSDFCRGLVSDDENDQSATRDAFDVLHYIAGKRLAAGRRTVVDATSVQPDARRALIDLARAHDVLPIAVVLDVPEEVCAARNAARADRAGMPRRVIQRHIRELRRSLRQLEREGFRKVHVLRGVEEIETATVVTEKRYNDLTDLTGPFDIIGDVHGCSAELESLLGRLGYADGVHPEGRTAVFVGDLVDRGPDSPGVLRRVMSMVRSGNALCVPGNHENKFGRHLRGRQVQHTHGLAETVSQMEGESEEFVREVREFIDGLVSHYVLDGGRLVVCHAGLPEKYHGRTSGRVRSHALYGDTTGETDEFGLPVRYPWAEDYRGRAAVVYGHTPVPRATWLNNTICLDTGAVFGGRLTALRWPERELVDVPAERVWYEPAKPLASEAPGGHEGRPLDLADVHGRRVVETRHAGRVAVREENAAAALEVMSRFAVDPRLMPYLPPTMAPSATSHREGYLEHPEEAFAQYREVGVERVVCEEKHMGSRAVALVCRDAATAAERFGVPGGRSGVPGGADGPTGALYTRTGRPFFSDAALTESVLDRLRAAVGAAGLWEELSTDWLLLDAELMPWSLKASGLLRGQYAAVGAAAGAVFPGALAALEGAAGRGVDVGGLLERQRSRAADAEAFTEAYRRYCWPTEGLDGVRLAPFQVLAVRDRSLAALPHDEQLALLDRLVEHDTGGLLATTRRLYVDTGDENSVRAGVDWWLEMTARGGEGMVVKPVGAVVRDGQGRLVQPGIKCRGREYLRIVYGPEYTRPDNLARLRNRFLNHKRSLALREYALGLEALDRLAEGEPLWRVHEAVFGILALESEPVDPRL, encoded by the coding sequence ATGACCGAGAACGACCGGCACGGCGACCAGCGGGGCGACCGGCACGGCGACCGCCCGCACGACCGACGGGCCCGCGCCCTCCCCGTCACCGACCTCTCCCTCGTCGTCCTCGTCGGTGCCTCCGGCTCCGGCAAGTCCACGTTCGCCCGGCGGCACTTCAGGCCCACCGAGGTGATCTCCTCGGACTTCTGCCGCGGCCTGGTCTCCGACGACGAGAACGACCAGAGCGCCACTCGCGACGCCTTCGACGTGCTGCACTACATCGCCGGCAAGCGGCTCGCCGCCGGCCGTCGCACCGTCGTCGACGCCACCAGCGTGCAGCCGGACGCCCGCCGGGCCCTGATCGACCTGGCCCGGGCGCACGACGTGCTGCCCATCGCCGTCGTCCTCGACGTGCCCGAGGAGGTGTGCGCCGCCCGCAACGCGGCCCGTGCCGACCGCGCCGGCATGCCGCGCCGTGTCATCCAGCGGCACATCCGTGAACTCAGGCGCTCGCTCAGGCAGTTGGAGCGCGAGGGCTTCCGCAAGGTGCACGTCCTGCGGGGCGTGGAGGAGATCGAGACCGCCACCGTCGTCACCGAGAAGCGGTACAACGACCTGACCGACCTCACCGGCCCCTTCGACATCATCGGTGACGTCCACGGCTGCTCCGCCGAACTGGAGTCGCTGCTCGGCAGGCTGGGCTACGCGGATGGTGTGCACCCGGAGGGCCGTACGGCCGTCTTCGTCGGCGACCTCGTCGACCGCGGCCCCGACTCGCCGGGCGTGCTGCGCCGGGTGATGTCCATGGTCCGGTCGGGCAACGCGCTGTGCGTGCCCGGCAACCACGAGAACAAGTTCGGCCGCCACCTCCGCGGCCGCCAGGTCCAGCACACCCACGGACTCGCCGAGACGGTCTCGCAGATGGAGGGCGAGAGCGAGGAGTTCGTCCGCGAGGTGCGGGAGTTCATCGACGGACTGGTCAGCCACTACGTCCTCGACGGCGGCCGGCTCGTCGTCTGCCACGCGGGGCTGCCCGAGAAGTACCACGGCCGCACCTCCGGCCGGGTCCGCTCGCACGCCCTGTACGGCGACACCACCGGGGAGACCGACGAGTTCGGCCTGCCCGTGCGCTACCCGTGGGCCGAGGACTACCGGGGCCGCGCGGCCGTCGTCTACGGCCACACCCCGGTGCCCCGCGCCACCTGGCTCAACAACACGATCTGCCTGGACACCGGCGCCGTCTTCGGCGGACGACTCACCGCGCTGCGCTGGCCGGAGCGCGAGCTGGTCGACGTGCCCGCCGAGCGCGTCTGGTACGAGCCGGCGAAGCCGCTGGCCTCCGAGGCCCCCGGCGGGCACGAGGGCCGGCCCTTGGACCTGGCCGACGTGCACGGCCGCCGGGTCGTCGAGACCCGGCACGCGGGCCGGGTGGCGGTGCGCGAGGAGAACGCGGCGGCCGCGCTGGAGGTCATGAGCCGCTTCGCCGTCGACCCGCGCCTGATGCCGTACCTGCCACCGACCATGGCGCCGTCCGCCACCTCGCACCGGGAGGGCTACCTGGAGCACCCGGAGGAGGCGTTCGCGCAGTACCGGGAGGTCGGCGTGGAGCGGGTCGTGTGCGAGGAGAAGCACATGGGCTCGCGCGCCGTCGCCCTGGTCTGCCGCGACGCCGCGACGGCCGCCGAGCGGTTCGGTGTCCCGGGCGGCCGGTCCGGCGTCCCGGGTGGCGCCGACGGGCCGACGGGCGCGCTGTACACCCGGACGGGGCGGCCGTTCTTCTCCGACGCGGCCCTCACCGAGTCGGTCCTCGACCGGCTGCGCGCGGCCGTGGGCGCCGCCGGGCTCTGGGAGGAGCTGTCCACGGACTGGCTGCTGCTGGACGCCGAGCTGATGCCGTGGTCGCTGAAGGCGTCCGGGCTGCTGCGCGGCCAGTACGCGGCGGTCGGCGCCGCCGCCGGGGCCGTGTTCCCGGGCGCGCTGGCCGCGCTGGAGGGTGCGGCGGGCCGGGGTGTCGACGTGGGCGGGCTCCTGGAGCGGCAGCGGTCGCGGGCGGCGGACGCGGAGGCGTTCACCGAGGCCTACCGCCGCTACTGCTGGCCGACCGAGGGGCTCGACGGGGTCCGCCTGGCCCCCTTCCAGGTACTGGCCGTGCGGGACCGCAGCCTGGCAGCGCTCCCGCACGACGAGCAGCTCGCGCTGCTGGACCGGCTGGTCGAGCACGACACGGGCGGACTCCTCGCCACCACGCGCCGGCTGTACGTGGACACCGGCGACGAGAACTCGGTGCGCGCGGGGGTCGACTGGTGGCTGGAGATGACCGCGCGGGGCGGCGAGGGCATGGTCGTCAAGCCGGTCGGCGCGGTGGTGCGCGACGGACAGGGACGGCTGGTGCAGCCCGGCATCAAGTGCCGGGGCCGGGAGTACCTGCGGATCGTCTATGGTCCCGAGTACACCCGCCCCGACAACCTCGCCCGCCTGCGCAACCGCTTCCTCAACCACAAGCGCTCCCTGGCGCTGCGCGAGTACGCCCTGGGCCTGGAGGCCCTGGACCGGCTCGCGGAGGGCGAACCGCTCTGGCGGGTCCACGAGGCGGTGTTCGGCATCCTGGCACTGGAGTCGGAACCGGTGGACCCGCGCCTGTAG
- a CDS encoding MFS transporter: MSTEQPFHPTAAPTGAEHVPDARHLRTILVAVSLALMAVIASVSGLNVAQTHMAVEFDASATTVLWIINVYTLILAALLLPLGAIGDRLGRKPVLITGLLLFAAAAVVAALAPSAEVMIAARVVAGLSAAMIMPITLAVITSTFPEEQRGRAIGVWTGVAGGGGILGMFLSALLVDVADWRWLFALPVVLAAVALTMTWRSVPDSRARSPHSFDTVGAVVSGVAVTGLIFVLQEGPEPGWTAPVTLAGLGTGLLAAVGFVAWELHRRDASLLDVRLFRHRGMAGGSLTLVVVFGVQAGVAVVLFPYLQAVLGWSGLLSTVAMMPMAVVMMAASGLAPRLAARVGARSTMAAGVALAAAGLASMGLFVSVEGGYPSVLGGLVAMGAGMGLSMTPSTEAITGALPGEQQGVASALNDVTREFGTALGVAVLGALVATGYRRALDDRLGGVDGVPRGTADTAREGIANAVEVAPGAGPHAQALLRAARQSFVDGWQEAMWVGAAVMVALFVLVVVRGPENGPRPGDDEAAIPGAGAGAAEEVPAH; the protein is encoded by the coding sequence ATGAGTACCGAGCAGCCTTTCCACCCGACGGCCGCACCGACGGGCGCCGAGCACGTCCCGGACGCACGTCACCTGCGCACCATCCTGGTCGCCGTGTCCCTCGCCCTGATGGCCGTCATCGCGTCGGTGTCCGGGCTGAACGTCGCCCAGACCCACATGGCCGTGGAGTTCGACGCCTCGGCGACCACCGTCCTGTGGATCATCAATGTCTACACCCTGATCCTGGCCGCGCTGCTGCTGCCGCTCGGCGCCATCGGCGACCGGCTCGGCCGCAAGCCCGTACTGATCACCGGACTGCTCCTCTTCGCCGCCGCCGCCGTCGTCGCGGCACTCGCCCCCTCGGCGGAAGTGATGATCGCCGCGCGGGTGGTCGCCGGCCTGAGCGCCGCGATGATCATGCCGATCACGCTCGCGGTCATCACCTCCACGTTCCCCGAGGAGCAGCGGGGCAGGGCGATCGGTGTGTGGACCGGTGTGGCCGGGGGTGGCGGCATCCTGGGCATGTTCCTGTCCGCGCTCCTGGTCGACGTCGCCGACTGGCGGTGGCTCTTCGCCCTGCCCGTGGTCCTTGCCGCCGTGGCGTTGACGATGACGTGGCGTTCGGTGCCCGACTCCCGCGCTCGCTCACCCCATTCCTTCGACACCGTCGGCGCCGTGGTGTCCGGCGTCGCCGTGACCGGTCTGATCTTCGTCCTGCAGGAGGGCCCCGAGCCCGGCTGGACCGCCCCGGTGACCCTGGCGGGCCTCGGCACCGGGCTCCTGGCGGCCGTCGGTTTCGTCGCCTGGGAGCTGCACCGCCGGGACGCGTCGCTGCTGGACGTCCGGCTGTTCCGCCACCGCGGAATGGCCGGCGGCTCACTCACCCTGGTGGTCGTCTTCGGCGTCCAGGCGGGTGTCGCCGTGGTCCTCTTCCCGTATCTCCAGGCCGTGCTCGGCTGGTCGGGCCTGCTCTCCACCGTGGCGATGATGCCCATGGCGGTCGTGATGATGGCCGCGTCCGGGCTGGCCCCCCGGCTGGCCGCACGGGTCGGCGCCCGTTCCACCATGGCCGCGGGCGTGGCACTGGCCGCCGCGGGCCTCGCCTCGATGGGCCTGTTCGTCTCGGTCGAGGGGGGTTACCCGTCCGTGCTGGGCGGTCTGGTCGCCATGGGAGCCGGCATGGGCCTGTCGATGACACCCTCCACCGAGGCCATCACCGGCGCCCTGCCCGGCGAGCAGCAGGGCGTGGCCTCCGCCCTCAACGACGTCACCCGCGAGTTCGGCACCGCGCTGGGTGTGGCGGTGCTCGGCGCGCTGGTGGCCACCGGCTACCGGCGCGCCCTCGACGACAGGCTGGGCGGTGTCGACGGTGTCCCCCGGGGCACCGCCGACACCGCCCGGGAGGGCATCGCCAACGCCGTGGAAGTGGCGCCCGGCGCCGGCCCGCACGCCCAGGCCCTGCTCCGCGCCGCGCGGCAGTCCTTCGTGGACGGATGGCAGGAGGCCATGTGGGTGGGCGCCGCCGTCATGGTCGCGCTGTTCGTCCTCGTCGTCGTGCGCGGCCCGGAGAACGGCCCCCGCCCCGGGGACGACGAGGCCGCGATCCCCGGGGCCGGGGCCGGGGCCGCCGAAGAGGTCCCGGCCCACTGA
- a CDS encoding amino acid permease, which produces MHNSAPPASPLREPLHNPLRFKSPALLVAEAGRDPDGHGLKRTMGLFQLICFGVGAIVGTGIFVGLSDSVAQAGPGVVVSFILAALTCVLTAFSFAELGGAIPVAGSSYSFAYAGLGEYAAFLVGWCLLLEYGVSVSAVAVGWSQYVNELLHSLTGHQLPHMLSAGPGDGGAVNLPAVVVIALACLLLVRGVRESARATAAMAVLKLVVLLLFCAIGFSAFRDGNLLPFAPDGLGGIGAGTTAAFFSYIGFDAITTAGEEARDPRRSIPIAILVCLGLVTVLYCAVAIAAIGAVGGDRVGGRPAALSYVVNEVTGSAVGGGVIAFGAVVAIASVVLAVLYGQSRILMSMSRDGLVPKIFARVSPRTSTPVAGTLIVGIVFAVPAAFCSLDAVVGLCTIGTLATMAAVNAALMVLRRREPDLTRTFRVPLYPVVPLLGIGCCLYLMYETGWAAWWQFAAFLAAGCAVYAAYGRRRSRLS; this is translated from the coding sequence ATGCACAACTCGGCGCCCCCCGCCAGCCCGCTCCGCGAACCGCTCCACAACCCGCTCCGGTTCAAGTCCCCCGCCCTGCTGGTCGCCGAGGCCGGTCGCGACCCGGACGGGCACGGCCTCAAGCGGACCATGGGCCTCTTCCAGCTCATCTGCTTCGGTGTGGGGGCCATCGTCGGCACCGGCATCTTCGTGGGGCTCTCCGACTCCGTCGCCCAGGCCGGACCCGGGGTCGTCGTCTCGTTCATACTGGCCGCCCTGACCTGCGTGCTCACCGCGTTCTCCTTCGCCGAGCTGGGCGGCGCGATCCCGGTCGCCGGTTCCTCGTACTCCTTCGCCTACGCCGGACTCGGCGAGTACGCGGCCTTCCTCGTCGGCTGGTGTCTGCTGCTGGAGTACGGCGTCTCCGTCTCCGCGGTCGCGGTCGGCTGGAGCCAGTACGTCAACGAGCTGCTGCACAGCCTCACCGGTCACCAGCTCCCGCACATGCTGTCCGCCGGGCCCGGCGACGGCGGGGCGGTCAACCTGCCCGCCGTCGTCGTCATCGCCCTGGCCTGTCTGCTCCTGGTGCGCGGGGTGCGGGAGAGCGCGCGGGCGACGGCCGCCATGGCGGTGCTCAAGCTGGTCGTCCTGCTGCTGTTCTGCGCCATCGGGTTCAGCGCCTTCCGGGACGGCAACCTCCTCCCCTTCGCCCCGGACGGGCTCGGCGGCATCGGCGCGGGCACCACCGCCGCGTTCTTCTCCTACATCGGCTTCGACGCGATCACCACGGCCGGCGAGGAGGCCCGCGATCCGCGCCGCAGCATCCCGATCGCGATCCTGGTCTGCCTCGGCCTGGTCACCGTGCTGTACTGCGCGGTCGCGATCGCGGCGATCGGGGCGGTCGGCGGCGACCGGGTCGGCGGACGGCCCGCCGCGCTGTCGTACGTCGTGAACGAGGTGACCGGTTCCGCCGTCGGCGGCGGGGTCATCGCCTTCGGGGCGGTCGTGGCGATCGCCTCGGTGGTGCTGGCGGTGCTGTACGGGCAGAGCCGCATCCTGATGTCCATGTCCCGGGACGGCCTGGTGCCGAAGATCTTCGCCCGGGTCTCCCCGCGAACCTCCACCCCGGTGGCGGGCACGCTGATCGTCGGCATCGTCTTCGCGGTGCCGGCGGCGTTCTGCTCGCTGGACGCGGTCGTGGGCCTGTGCACGATCGGGACACTGGCGACGATGGCGGCGGTGAACGCGGCGCTGATGGTGCTGCGGCGGCGCGAGCCGGACCTGACCCGCACGTTCCGGGTGCCGCTGTACCCCGTGGTACCGCTGCTCGGCATCGGCTGCTGCCTCTACCTGATGTACGAGACCGGCTGGGCGGCGTGGTGGCAGTTCGCGGCGTTCCTGGCGGCCGGGTGCGCGGTGTACGCGGCGTACGGCCGCCGCCGCTCCCGCCTGTCCTGA